The Lycium ferocissimum isolate CSIRO_LF1 chromosome 8, AGI_CSIRO_Lferr_CH_V1, whole genome shotgun sequence DNA segment GAGATGATTTATGGCTGAACAAATATATGGCTTGTTTTacatcacaaatttcaaaagttccCCTTTCATTCATGAACTCCGTGACCAGTCTAACACCTTCAAATataatgggacggagggagtagttttcAAGAGGTAAGGGCAAAGGCTGAAATAGCATACAGATTTAGCCACAAACAAGAACCAGTTTTTTTCTTCTCTGCTATTGATGATTATATTCTCCTAGAGCTTTACTACTTCAGGGATGTAAACAGGGTACTTATGGATACAATCAGACCAAGGTCCATCACTTGGAGTTTTAATTGTCTTGTTACACTTCCAAACAGCACTGTTACACTTGAATCCACTCCCAAATGCAATCTGCCAAACTCTATCACCTTTCTTCATCCTTCCTTTAGCTTCGGTATAACTCAATTCATACCACAACGATGAAGACGAAGTGTTCCCAAATTGATGCAAAGTCATTCTTGATGCCTCAACGTGTTCTGCAGACAGCTGTAATTTCTTCTGCAATTCGTCGATCACTGCTCTTCCACCAGCATGAATGCAAAAGTGTTCGAATGCTTGTTTGAAGTCTGGAATATATGGTTTGAGTTTGAGGTTAAATACTTTTCGGCCTATACttgagaagagaaagagaagttgTTCTGATGGAGGAAGAACAAGTGGCCCAATTGTTGTTATATTAGACTTCAATGCTTCCCCTGCTATGGCCATTAGGTCTTTTGACAAAGAAATTCCTGTTTTCCCTTCCGAGTCTTCGAGTTCAAACACACAACGGTAAGATTTGTCGTCAGCTCCTTTGTGGGTTCTGACGACATGTAGCAGTTTGTATTTGGCTCGCCATTGATCCGCCCACCACCTGTTTGATAAAAGTATGGCGGCGCCACCCATTCTGAACAGACAGTTTGGGAGGAGCATTGATCTATCTTTGCCTCTGTAGTAATTCGGTGTGATGATTTCTGTGCTGACAACCACCGCGATCGATTTGGGGTGAACTTCGAGAAGATCGCGAGCTAAATCAATGGAGATTAGCCCTGCAATTAGGGGTGACAAAATTAGCCGATAAAAACATATTCCGTCTAATCCGCTTAAGTTTGAACATCCCTCCCCACCACCCAGGGTTTTTTTAGGTActtaaaaattatgaaaaaattataaaaaaaattaaaacttaataagaatTGAGTGGGTTGGGTTACGTCCAGCTTTTTAGCCAGCCCATGTATTAACTCATTCAGTCATTTTGACCCACTCAACTCTAGTCCAACCCGTCCATTTGACACCCTTACCTGCACTGCACCCCATTCCTGAGAGATTGAAGCTCTTAATGTTGCCTCTCATTTTGTACTTATTAATCACCATTGCTGATAAAGACGGCGTTGGCGAAAAAAGGCTGCAATTCACTATAAGAATGTCAATGTCTTTAGGTTTTACTCCTGTTTTCTTGAAGAGAGAATCCATGGCTGAAAATATAACCATTTCAGCTTCTTTTCTTGCAGATTCCATGTTAGGTTCAGGTGGGATATAATGTATTGCTGGTGGCAAACATGTTTCTTCTCCTAAACCGGATCTCTCAAGAATTCTCATTTGGAATTCAACACTCTTTGGTTCTGAACTAAGTATGATTCTTGAATGCTCCATGAACGTTGAAAATGGGACGCGACAAGAGATGGGTGGTTTGTAGCATGCATAATCGATGAGGTAAACCCCTCGGGGCCTTGACATGAAGAATAGGATGGATACGAAGGTGATGAAGAAAGATGAACAAAGTATTTTGATGAGATCAAACTGAAGGGAATTCCAAAAGTTGGAGATTTCATTAGGACCTAATTGAATGGCTTGAACAAGAATCATAGCAATTGTTGGCACCAATAGACATGTCAAGAAGTGGTTAACAAGATATTGGTATCCAAGTTTTACGTACTTGAGTTTAGCTGAACTGGAAAATTGTGGTGATCTCTGAGGCATATTTGTCTTAAAGATTGATAAGGTTAGAAAGAAAGTTTTCACACTGATTAGTACATGGAGAGTGAGAGGATTATAGGGGACATTTTAAAGGCTAAAGGATCATAGAAATTAGTTAAAGGCAGACGAGAAGAGATTAAATAAATGTCATACCTAACTCGAAGCTCACTCTCAAGTCTTGCCTGTTTTAGTATCTGAAGTGTTTATgttcttaattaattatttgactgaacaaatattttcaagttGTTTAGACTAAGTTCTCAAGTCTTGCCTGTTTTAGTCTCTGAAGTGTTTATgttcttaattaattatttgactgAGCAAATATTATCAAGTTGTTTAGACTAAGTATACTTTCGAAGTATGTAGAAGGCCTTATTTGGAGTACTAGAATGACAAAAGTAAAAAGAGTTTCAATCCATGGCAATCTCAAGCTAAACCTAATTAGCTACATATGcttcacttttttattttaggtAAGTCTTTCTTATGTACTCctaattcttttttgttttgtttcaaaGAGATTGACACTTTTGGATATTTAAAAATTGTCTAattctaatatttttctttttagagaTTGAGCTACTAGTTAGACAACTGTTTGTTTTGCATGCAGTTACGACGGATTAAGGTTAggagcagtggcggagccacagtGTGGCAGacgggttcggccgaacccacaAGTTTTTGTTTAAaccttatatttattttaagaaatttatgtaatatgtataaattagtAATTTAGAACCCAAAGAACTTAAAGGGTTTGAATTCGGAACTCCACAAACATCAAATTCTAGCTCCGCCTCTGAATTTAGAAGTGAACACGTAAATAGCTGATGAAACCGTAAATCTGATAATGCTTTAAGCTTTtagtatattttaataaaaaagttaGTTGATATTCGAGTAGCTTCGAGGTGTATGATTAAGAAGAGGTGATCACCTAACTATAACAATCATATTGGGATCAAATTGGATTAAATTAGATTTAATATTTTTCGGTTACTCAATACGTAATTTGCTTCATTTGTGTAGTCCAAATAAAATTGTGAATTTCAGAAGCCATGCAAATGTAGTAATTTGATCAATACGTTTACCTATGAGAATTACATTTGTGAGATAATAATGCATTCGACTTTGGAGTTAGGTGTACGGAATATACGTTGGCAAAGGTAGTTGATGTTTGTTGGCCACATTTCCAGATATAATGTCACGAGGGTATATACacct contains these protein-coding regions:
- the LOC132067683 gene encoding 3-ketoacyl-CoA synthase 6-like, which gives rise to MPQRSPQFSSSAKLKYVKLGYQYLVNHFLTCLLVPTIAMILVQAIQLGPNEISNFWNSLQFDLIKILCSSFFITFVSILFFMSRPRGVYLIDYACYKPPISCRVPFSTFMEHSRIILSSEPKSVEFQMRILERSGLGEETCLPPAIHYIPPEPNMESARKEAEMVIFSAMDSLFKKTGVKPKDIDILIVNCSLFSPTPSLSAMVINKYKMRGNIKSFNLSGMGCSAGLISIDLARDLLEVHPKSIAVVVSTEIITPNYYRGKDRSMLLPNCLFRMGGAAILLSNRWWADQWRAKYKLLHVVRTHKGADDKSYRCVFELEDSEGKTGISLSKDLMAIAGEALKSNITTIGPLVLPPSEQLLFLFSSIGRKVFNLKLKPYIPDFKQAFEHFCIHAGGRAVIDELQKKLQLSAEHVEASRMTLHQFGNTSSSSLWYELSYTEAKGRMKKGDRVWQIAFGSGFKCNSAVWKCNKTIKTPSDGPWSDCIHKYPVYIPEVVKL